A window of Terriglobus sp. RCC_193 contains these coding sequences:
- a CDS encoding sensor histidine kinase, whose amino-acid sequence MRLLPPNVELGWTPYIWLIYLGFFFIHPILDRVGWETWLATALGTAVFLVLYFRGYWLRDRRCLWIIAAIALMGVGFAPFNAGASVFIIYAAAFVAFTGDSKFAAKLLVALVAVVGVETFVFHLSPWFWITGSLLSIAIGSANIHFVQRSQANRQLRLAQEEIEQLARLAERERIARDLHDVLGHTLSLVILKSELASKLILRDPKRAGEEIHDVEQISRKALAEVRHAISGYRAGGLEEELARANAILRTAGIATECLSLPMTLSPTQETVLALAMREAVTNVVRHSHARNCRLRIEQLDACCLLEIQDDGHGGQQIEGNGVRGMRERVEALGGTLRREIGAGTRLIIKVPLTTGSRSGLV is encoded by the coding sequence ATGCGCCTGCTGCCTCCGAACGTGGAGCTCGGTTGGACTCCCTATATCTGGTTGATCTATCTTGGATTCTTTTTTATCCACCCCATTCTGGACCGTGTGGGATGGGAGACGTGGTTGGCGACGGCCCTGGGAACCGCTGTCTTCCTGGTGCTCTACTTCAGGGGATACTGGCTCCGGGACCGGCGGTGTCTGTGGATTATCGCTGCCATTGCCCTGATGGGTGTGGGGTTCGCGCCATTCAATGCGGGAGCATCCGTCTTCATCATTTACGCTGCCGCTTTCGTGGCGTTTACGGGTGACTCAAAATTTGCAGCGAAGCTGCTGGTAGCGCTTGTCGCGGTTGTCGGAGTAGAAACATTCGTTTTTCACCTGAGTCCCTGGTTCTGGATTACGGGTTCGCTGCTTTCCATTGCCATTGGCTCCGCCAACATCCATTTCGTTCAGAGGAGCCAGGCCAATCGGCAACTGCGCCTTGCGCAAGAGGAGATCGAGCAGCTGGCACGGTTAGCCGAGCGGGAGCGGATTGCGCGGGACCTGCATGATGTGCTGGGACACACGCTTTCACTCGTCATTCTGAAATCGGAGCTGGCATCGAAGCTGATCCTGCGTGATCCGAAACGCGCAGGAGAGGAAATCCACGACGTGGAGCAGATTTCGCGAAAGGCCCTTGCGGAGGTGCGTCATGCGATCAGCGGGTATCGCGCCGGAGGGCTGGAGGAAGAACTGGCCCGGGCGAATGCAATTCTGCGAACTGCGGGGATTGCTACAGAATGTCTGTCGCTGCCGATGACCTTATCGCCGACGCAGGAAACCGTCCTGGCACTCGCGATGCGAGAGGCGGTAACGAATGTTGTAAGACATTCCCATGCGCGAAACTGCCGCTTGAGAATTGAGCAACTGGATGCCTGTTGCCTGCTGGAGATTCAGGATGATGGTCATGGCGGACAACAGATCGAAGGGAATGGCGTGCGTGGAATGCGTGAGCGTGTGGAAGCATTGGGAGGCACATTGCGGCGCGAAATAGGAGCGGGGACCAGGCTCATCATTAAGGTGCCATTGACTACTGGCTCTAGGAGCGGACTCGTATGA
- a CDS encoding response regulator transcription factor, with protein sequence MIRVVLAEDQGMVLGALAALLEIEGDILVAGQARDGKAALDAVTEHKPDVLITDIEMPEMSGLEVAAELKRQRSTTRTIILTTFSRAGYLRRALDAGALGYLLKDRPSKELANAVRRVHRGLRVIDPELAAEAWSGPDPLTDRERQVVRLAGDGASGSEISHKLGLSEGTVRNYLSEAISKLGANNRIDAARIARLKGWL encoded by the coding sequence ATGATCCGGGTTGTGCTGGCTGAAGATCAAGGGATGGTGCTGGGAGCGCTCGCGGCATTGCTGGAGATTGAAGGAGACATCCTTGTCGCAGGCCAGGCACGCGATGGCAAAGCGGCTCTTGACGCTGTGACAGAACACAAGCCGGATGTTCTCATCACCGACATTGAAATGCCAGAGATGAGCGGTCTTGAAGTTGCGGCAGAGCTAAAGCGGCAGCGCTCAACGACCCGAACCATTATCCTCACAACGTTTTCGCGCGCGGGTTATTTGCGCCGCGCACTGGATGCAGGGGCGCTTGGATACCTGTTGAAGGACAGGCCGTCGAAAGAGCTGGCGAATGCAGTACGTCGTGTCCATAGGGGTTTGCGAGTCATCGATCCGGAGTTGGCCGCGGAAGCATGGAGTGGCCCCGATCCCCTGACGGACCGAGAGCGGCAGGTCGTTCGTCTGGCGGGCGATGGTGCTTCCGGTTCTGAGATTTCACACAAACTCGGTCTGTCCGAAGGGACTGTTCGGAACTATCTCTCGGAAGCCATCAGCAAATTAGGTGCGAATAATCGCATCGACGCGGCGCGGATTGCGCGCCTGAAAGGATGGCTCTGA
- a CDS encoding peroxiredoxin produces the protein MQRAGLWSMVLVAALAVAGTARMAMAAAAAGLLETGTAAPNFTLPSQEDKQVSLNQYKGKWVVLYFYPKDQTQGCTIEAHNFQRDQAQYDKANAAVLGVSLDTADSHKAFCTKENLTFKLLADPEHKVVDEYGVPVVAAGPNHFAKRVTFLISPKGKIVKVWPDVKVQNHSEEVLAAIDEAKKAKS, from the coding sequence ATGCAGCGTGCAGGATTATGGTCCATGGTGTTGGTAGCCGCATTGGCGGTGGCAGGAACGGCACGGATGGCAATGGCCGCCGCTGCCGCTGGTCTGTTGGAAACGGGCACGGCTGCCCCGAACTTCACTCTTCCCTCGCAGGAAGACAAACAGGTAAGCCTCAACCAGTACAAGGGCAAGTGGGTGGTGCTGTACTTCTATCCGAAGGACCAGACGCAGGGCTGCACCATTGAAGCGCACAATTTCCAGCGCGATCAGGCGCAGTATGACAAGGCCAACGCTGCGGTTCTGGGTGTGAGCCTGGATACGGCCGACAGCCACAAGGCCTTCTGCACCAAGGAAAACCTGACCTTCAAGCTGCTCGCCGATCCTGAGCACAAGGTGGTGGATGAGTATGGTGTTCCCGTCGTGGCCGCTGGCCCGAACCATTTCGCCAAGCGCGTCACTTTCCTCATCTCGCCCAAGGGCAAGATCGTAAAGGTATGGCCTGACGTGAAGGTGCAGAACCATAGCGAAGAAGTTCTCGCCGCCATTGATGAAGCGAAAAAGGCAAAGTCCTAA
- a CDS encoding LpxI family protein, translating to MNASDRLGLIAGNGRFPFLLLEAARARGLHVVVAAIKEETDPEMDTRAANDSGMEVHWMSLGELSKLIDTFQKAGVHNAVMAGQVRHKQIFSAIRPDWRLAKLLMSLRTRNTDMLLGAIAKVLSDEGIELVSSTAYLEPMLAKQGVLSQRTPNETERNDIAYGLTVARGIAGFDLGQTVVIAAGACVAVEAMEGTDACIARAGALMGSLEDDASTLARSLTVVKVAKPRQDLRFDVPVVGVPTIRAMQAAGATCLAVEAGRTLLFDEENMLREADEAGICIVGE from the coding sequence GTGAACGCATCGGACAGGCTTGGACTCATTGCTGGCAACGGACGCTTTCCCTTTCTTCTGCTCGAAGCCGCACGCGCACGCGGACTGCATGTCGTAGTCGCCGCCATCAAGGAAGAGACCGACCCGGAAATGGACACGCGCGCCGCAAACGACAGCGGCATGGAAGTCCACTGGATGAGCCTGGGGGAGCTGTCGAAACTGATCGACACCTTCCAGAAAGCAGGCGTGCACAACGCCGTGATGGCCGGGCAGGTGCGCCACAAGCAGATATTCTCTGCCATCCGTCCGGATTGGCGGCTGGCCAAGCTGCTGATGAGCCTGCGCACACGCAACACGGACATGCTTCTGGGTGCGATTGCCAAAGTTCTCAGCGATGAAGGCATTGAGCTGGTCAGTTCCACAGCCTACCTGGAGCCCATGCTGGCAAAACAAGGTGTCCTGAGCCAGCGCACACCAAACGAAACGGAGCGCAACGACATAGCCTACGGCCTGACCGTGGCACGCGGCATTGCAGGGTTTGATCTTGGGCAGACAGTCGTCATTGCCGCAGGTGCGTGCGTTGCGGTGGAAGCCATGGAGGGCACAGACGCCTGCATTGCCCGCGCCGGTGCACTGATGGGTTCGCTGGAAGACGATGCCTCCACACTGGCGCGTTCGCTGACCGTGGTAAAGGTCGCCAAACCAAGGCAGGATCTTCGTTTTGACGTTCCGGTGGTGGGTGTACCCACCATCCGTGCAATGCAGGCCGCGGGAGCTACCTGCCTGGCCGTGGAGGCCGGGCGAACGCTGCTGTTTGACGAAGAGAACATGCTGCGTGAAGCGGATGAAGCAGGAATCTGCATAGTAGGCGAGTAG
- a CDS encoding LirA/MavJ family T4SS effector — protein sequence MPLCNRVSCIGSSPLRLKGAILVCNDCYDILEARVLGLQLPLSPGDLLKRQNNGDMHGYKNDYIRMLTILSSEALTSQKFKKLNALIAGMSAEKGLSYTLKYFESLCWFPQTDVIPIGILPANEFYAMIERGMMWKDVGAGLNHGIYAHRLQWHVLMAWVTNDFTLARASGWDHGAYDLFCSMGENEAKDLNLWGRLFDASGTPNCTSPNEVEYAAKKGGELLKGKLVEKAAPFRDTFIKILNAAHKSIPKDTPVDQKNSVFNSNIERLWEPYYLHMRGIQTMQDVDLNAWQEEVGETVNILNYLASNRWAPGEIVMEHNGRIMRRLSQPEPDPQEVKLRRWQSSDTLDTTDMMAIIDAYEKTKQSSKGLPQ from the coding sequence ATGCCCCTTTGTAACCGAGTCAGTTGCATCGGCAGTTCGCCCCTTCGGCTGAAAGGCGCCATCCTTGTATGCAACGACTGCTACGACATTCTTGAAGCAAGGGTTCTAGGACTGCAGCTGCCGCTTTCGCCGGGCGATCTTCTAAAGCGACAGAATAATGGCGACATGCATGGCTATAAGAACGACTACATACGCATGCTAACCATACTTTCCAGTGAAGCGCTTACATCACAGAAATTTAAGAAACTGAATGCGCTCATTGCAGGCATGTCGGCGGAAAAGGGATTGTCCTATACCTTGAAGTACTTCGAGTCGCTCTGCTGGTTTCCGCAGACCGATGTTATTCCCATCGGCATTCTGCCCGCAAATGAGTTTTATGCCATGATCGAGCGCGGAATGATGTGGAAGGACGTTGGTGCGGGGCTGAATCATGGCATCTATGCGCATCGACTGCAGTGGCATGTTCTGATGGCCTGGGTAACAAACGATTTCACGTTGGCGCGGGCATCAGGCTGGGACCACGGAGCATACGATCTTTTCTGCAGCATGGGTGAGAACGAAGCAAAAGACCTGAACCTGTGGGGAAGGCTGTTTGACGCCTCAGGTACGCCGAACTGCACTTCGCCCAACGAGGTGGAGTATGCAGCGAAGAAGGGCGGCGAGTTACTCAAAGGAAAGTTGGTCGAAAAGGCTGCGCCCTTTCGAGACACGTTCATCAAGATTCTTAATGCCGCCCACAAAAGTATCCCAAAGGACACTCCTGTCGACCAGAAAAATAGCGTCTTCAACAGCAATATCGAAAGGCTTTGGGAGCCCTACTACCTGCACATGCGCGGTATTCAAACCATGCAGGACGTAGACCTGAATGCATGGCAGGAGGAGGTGGGTGAGACAGTCAACATTCTGAATTACCTGGCATCCAATCGATGGGCGCCGGGGGAAATTGTGATGGAACACAATGGAAGAATCATGCGTCGACTGAGCCAGCCTGAGCCCGATCCGCAGGAGGTAAAGCTGCGACGTTGGCAATCGTCAGATACGCTGGATACTACCGATATGATGGCGATCATTGATGCGTACGAGAAGACGAAGCAAAGTTCAAAGGGCTTGCCTCAGTGA
- a CDS encoding antitoxin Xre/MbcA/ParS toxin-binding domain-containing protein, with product MARAAQRTVAEPLMDALQVDISAIERGLPIERLNGFATASGFELKDLLDVVIPARTLKHRKARKEPLSMDESDKLALLVRVFDSAVRIWGDRDRARSWFQSPKQRFDGRTPMQMMRTAFGAYLVEEMLIQIDEGMFA from the coding sequence ATGGCTCGTGCTGCACAGCGAACGGTCGCCGAACCCCTGATGGATGCTCTTCAGGTAGACATCTCTGCGATTGAGCGGGGACTACCGATTGAGCGTTTGAATGGCTTTGCCACAGCGTCCGGATTTGAGTTGAAAGACCTGCTGGATGTGGTGATTCCGGCGCGGACGCTGAAGCACCGCAAGGCGCGGAAAGAGCCGTTGAGCATGGACGAGTCGGACAAGCTGGCATTGCTGGTCCGCGTGTTCGATTCTGCGGTCCGCATCTGGGGTGATCGGGACAGGGCGCGCTCGTGGTTCCAAAGTCCGAAGCAGCGTTTCGATGGGCGTACTCCCATGCAGATGATGCGAACGGCTTTCGGTGCGTACCTGGTGGAAGAGATGCTGATCCAGATCGACGAAGGCATGTTTGCCTGA
- a CDS encoding RES family NAD+ phosphorylase, which produces MHLWRISDYRNLSGRGGVRASGRWHTAGEPIVYLAASAAASLLEVLVHLELVDPGLPPDYTLLRIETPDDLAVEPLVESNEKVWNAALRTSRKLGDTWLAKRRTALARVPSSIVPHTWNYLLNPLHPDAGRVTIASAEKCKFDARLLAGRKGTNT; this is translated from the coding sequence ATGCACCTGTGGCGCATTAGCGACTATCGCAATCTGAGCGGCCGTGGCGGTGTTCGCGCCTCGGGCCGATGGCATACTGCCGGTGAGCCAATTGTGTATCTTGCGGCATCGGCTGCGGCATCGCTACTGGAAGTGCTGGTGCATCTGGAGCTTGTCGATCCGGGATTGCCGCCGGATTACACGCTGCTGCGGATTGAAACGCCGGATGACCTTGCGGTGGAGCCGTTGGTCGAGTCAAACGAAAAGGTCTGGAACGCCGCGCTGCGAACCTCGCGAAAGCTCGGCGATACGTGGCTTGCAAAGAGGCGCACAGCGCTGGCGCGTGTGCCATCGTCTATCGTGCCGCATACCTGGAATTATCTGCTGAACCCGCTACATCCAGATGCAGGCAGGGTGACCATTGCTTCCGCAGAGAAATGCAAATTTGACGCGCGATTGCTGGCTGGACGCAAGGGAACGAATACTTAA
- a CDS encoding EamA family transporter, which translates to MGWMFWALLSALFAALTAILAKKGVAHVEPNLATAIRTTVVVVFAWAVAIAFGRPHELASIDRKTYALLALSGIATGLSWICYFRALSLGEASKVAPVDKLSVVFVLLLAWPLLGEQPSLGRVLGAGLITAGAVVLAVLP; encoded by the coding sequence ATGGGATGGATGTTCTGGGCGTTATTGTCCGCGCTCTTCGCCGCATTGACAGCGATTCTGGCGAAGAAGGGTGTTGCGCACGTCGAACCGAATCTGGCGACCGCAATCCGAACGACTGTGGTGGTCGTGTTTGCCTGGGCAGTTGCAATTGCATTCGGACGTCCGCATGAATTGGCCTCGATCGACAGGAAGACATACGCGCTGTTGGCGCTCTCAGGAATCGCAACAGGCCTCTCCTGGATCTGCTACTTCCGAGCGCTCTCTCTTGGAGAGGCTTCGAAGGTTGCACCGGTCGACAAGTTGAGCGTGGTCTTCGTATTGCTACTCGCGTGGCCACTCCTAGGTGAGCAGCCTTCCCTGGGAAGGGTTCTGGGCGCAGGACTCATCACTGCCGGGGCAGTCGTACTGGCAGTTCTGCCGTAA
- the lpxA gene encoding acyl-ACP--UDP-N-acetylglucosamine O-acyltransferase, whose amino-acid sequence MAIHPSSIVAPGAVIPESCSVGPFCTVGPNVVLGERCELVSHVVLDGHLTLGDDNRIFPFASVGCSPQDLKYNNEPTKVTIGNGNTIRESVTISRGTVGGGGETKIGDGCLIMAYVHIGHDSKIGNGCILPNGSTLAGHVTVEDYAVLSANAPVHQFCTIGAYAYIGGGTTITQDVLPYSLTSVRRENKAFGINKVGLERRGFTPDEIKQLRQAYRLLQVSKLNTAQALEAIREKVASGEFGERVAYLAEFIARSERGVIK is encoded by the coding sequence ATGGCCATTCATCCTTCCAGCATCGTTGCGCCGGGAGCAGTTATTCCGGAGAGCTGCTCCGTGGGGCCCTTCTGCACCGTCGGGCCGAACGTGGTGCTGGGCGAACGCTGTGAACTGGTAAGCCATGTGGTGCTGGACGGCCACCTGACCCTGGGTGACGACAATCGCATCTTTCCGTTTGCGTCGGTCGGTTGCAGCCCGCAGGACCTGAAGTACAACAACGAGCCGACAAAGGTGACCATCGGCAACGGCAACACCATTCGCGAGAGCGTGACTATCAGCCGCGGCACGGTGGGCGGTGGCGGCGAAACGAAGATCGGCGATGGCTGCCTGATCATGGCCTACGTCCACATCGGCCACGACTCAAAGATCGGCAATGGCTGCATCCTTCCCAATGGCTCCACTCTGGCGGGTCACGTCACGGTGGAGGATTATGCCGTCCTGAGCGCCAATGCCCCCGTGCATCAGTTCTGCACCATCGGCGCCTACGCCTATATTGGCGGCGGCACCACCATCACACAGGACGTTCTGCCCTACTCGCTCACTAGCGTGCGCCGCGAGAACAAGGCCTTCGGCATCAACAAAGTTGGACTGGAGCGCCGCGGCTTTACCCCCGATGAGATCAAGCAGCTTCGCCAGGCCTATCGCCTGCTGCAGGTGAGCAAGCTAAATACGGCACAAGCACTCGAAGCCATCCGTGAAAAAGTTGCCAGCGGCGAGTTCGGCGAACGCGTCGCCTATCTGGCAGAGTTCATCGCCAGGAGCGAGCGCGGCGTCATCAAGTAA
- the fabZ gene encoding 3-hydroxyacyl-ACP dehydratase FabZ, translating to MSEIVAPVMDVQQIMKLLPHRYPFLLIDRVLEVEPKQRILCLKNVSVNEPQFTGHFPDYPLMPGVLIIEAIAQAGGALLLNEIPDRENKLMVFTGIDGAKFRKPVVPGDQLKIEVTVLNWRSRAVKMQGVATVDGKVACEATVTCQLVPRPSQTAAPAKTAGESNPQQDGPTLPEAAV from the coding sequence ATGAGTGAGATCGTCGCCCCCGTCATGGATGTGCAGCAGATTATGAAGCTGCTGCCGCACCGCTATCCGTTTCTGCTGATTGACCGTGTCCTTGAGGTCGAACCGAAGCAGCGCATCCTCTGCCTGAAGAACGTCTCGGTCAACGAGCCGCAGTTCACCGGCCACTTCCCCGACTATCCGCTGATGCCTGGCGTACTCATCATTGAGGCCATTGCACAGGCGGGTGGCGCATTGCTGCTGAACGAAATCCCCGACCGCGAAAACAAGCTGATGGTCTTCACCGGCATTGATGGCGCGAAGTTCCGCAAGCCGGTGGTTCCCGGCGACCAGTTGAAGATTGAAGTCACCGTACTGAACTGGCGTTCGCGCGCCGTGAAGATGCAGGGCGTGGCCACGGTCGATGGCAAGGTCGCCTGTGAAGCCACCGTGACGTGCCAGCTTGTGCCGCGCCCATCGCAGACTGCCGCTCCGGCAAAAACTGCTGGCGAATCGAATCCGCAGCAGGACGGTCCGACGCTTCCCGAGGCTGCGGTCTAG
- a CDS encoding DUF4232 domain-containing protein codes for MKILIALMAPFLIASCAATPQRSSPAQGKITSACTPQQIQLTFDTADGEFNGMSHSGSYLVLTNTGTQACTTPRRPQITWFDTNGTVIHAEPDTPKGMHPGPVLTPVTLAPGTSARSALRWVSGEVYDHNTCANVARGTVKLDHGEVSAPLQSRMCGDTTVGLRFEEPWLQPQESPVHGDVTKP; via the coding sequence ATGAAAATTCTGATCGCGCTGATGGCTCCGTTTCTAATAGCAAGTTGCGCGGCAACACCGCAGCGCTCATCTCCTGCGCAGGGCAAAATTACCTCTGCATGTACACCGCAGCAGATCCAACTCACCTTTGACACGGCCGACGGCGAGTTCAACGGCATGTCCCATTCCGGCTCCTATCTTGTGCTGACCAACACCGGAACACAAGCCTGCACGACGCCGCGCCGCCCCCAGATCACATGGTTCGACACCAATGGCACGGTCATCCACGCAGAACCAGACACACCGAAGGGCATGCATCCCGGCCCAGTGCTGACGCCTGTGACATTAGCTCCAGGAACGTCCGCACGCTCCGCACTACGCTGGGTTTCAGGCGAAGTCTATGACCACAACACCTGCGCGAATGTTGCCAGGGGCACCGTAAAGCTCGACCACGGCGAGGTCTCCGCACCGCTGCAATCGAGGATGTGCGGCGACACCACCGTCGGCCTGCGCTTCGAAGAACCGTGGCTGCAGCCGCAGGAATCGCCCGTTCACGGAGACGTAACGAAGCCATGA
- a CDS encoding type II toxin-antitoxin system HigA family antitoxin, with amino-acid sequence MLAENPVSLIQQGAPRRIHNEHELEEYTDALFVLTAKGKTTRAERETIELLTLLIEDYESRYAIPKATPQDVLKYMMEKAGLRQQDLQPELGSVSNISMILAGKRSLTLANASALAARFHMDIRAFLPVPEAQPTRSSKRHGKSMKQTLSKYPTPSIARRTA; translated from the coding sequence ATGCTCGCTGAAAACCCCGTTTCACTCATCCAACAAGGCGCGCCTCGTCGTATTCATAACGAGCATGAGCTTGAAGAATATACAGATGCACTTTTCGTCTTGACCGCAAAAGGTAAAACCACTCGGGCAGAACGGGAGACCATTGAGTTGCTCACACTGCTCATTGAAGATTACGAGTCTCGTTATGCTATTCCGAAGGCAACACCACAGGATGTGCTGAAGTACATGATGGAAAAGGCGGGGTTACGGCAGCAGGATCTGCAACCCGAATTGGGTTCCGTTTCCAATATCTCCATGATTCTCGCTGGCAAGAGAAGCCTGACGCTGGCCAATGCGAGCGCGCTAGCCGCCCGCTTTCACATGGATATCCGGGCATTTCTTCCTGTTCCGGAAGCGCAGCCGACTCGTTCTTCCAAGAGGCATGGGAAATCAATGAAGCAAACCCTTTCGAAGTACCCAACTCCCTCGATTGCACGTCGAACAGCATAG
- a CDS encoding type II toxin-antitoxin system HigB family toxin, with protein MKYTLWVHVVTRRKLQEAAKDFRDASKEISAWLGIVEAVRWRNFNQVRQIFPDADAVDGYVVFNIRGNRYRLITVIHYAKDEPETQGHIYIRSFLRHTEYNDKKKWDPFAT; from the coding sequence GTGAAGTACACTCTCTGGGTGCACGTAGTCACCCGAAGGAAGCTTCAGGAAGCGGCAAAAGATTTTCGCGATGCGTCGAAAGAGATCAGTGCGTGGCTCGGCATTGTGGAAGCCGTGCGCTGGCGTAATTTCAACCAGGTTCGTCAGATATTTCCCGATGCCGACGCAGTGGACGGCTATGTGGTCTTCAATATTCGAGGAAATCGCTACCGGCTAATCACCGTCATTCACTATGCCAAAGATGAACCAGAAACACAGGGACATATTTACATCCGGTCTTTTCTCCGGCATACAGAGTACAACGACAAGAAAAAGTGGGACCCGTTTGCGACATAA
- a CDS encoding SDR family NAD(P)-dependent oxidoreductase, whose product MQHAGISLSLEGRVALITGGSRGIGAAAVRLFRKAGAKVAFSYRAAEAQALALQDECGGPEWCFAIRQELATAADGDALVKAAVTHFGGLNILVANHGIWPPYDAPISSMTDAQWSGTIGINLDSVFGLIRASVAQMQSQETLDGVRGHVILVSSTAGQRGEAFHADYAATKGALISMTKGLSTELAPQHIRVNCVAPGWVHTEMSESTLTDPIASKKVFSAIPLGRAATPEEIAGPILFLCTPLAGFVAGEIFNVNGGAVLAG is encoded by the coding sequence ATGCAACATGCAGGTATATCGCTCTCATTGGAAGGCCGCGTCGCTCTCATCACCGGCGGTTCACGTGGCATTGGCGCGGCTGCTGTCCGCCTGTTTCGCAAGGCAGGCGCGAAGGTTGCGTTTTCTTACCGTGCCGCGGAAGCACAGGCGCTTGCACTGCAGGACGAATGTGGTGGCCCGGAGTGGTGCTTTGCCATTCGTCAGGAGCTTGCCACTGCCGCAGACGGTGATGCGCTCGTAAAAGCTGCCGTAACGCATTTCGGTGGATTGAACATTCTTGTCGCGAATCACGGTATCTGGCCGCCGTATGACGCGCCCATCAGCAGCATGACGGATGCACAGTGGAGCGGCACCATCGGCATCAATCTGGACAGCGTTTTCGGTCTCATTCGCGCATCGGTGGCACAGATGCAATCGCAGGAAACTCTCGATGGTGTGCGCGGCCATGTGATTCTGGTCAGCTCCACCGCAGGCCAGCGCGGCGAAGCCTTCCACGCCGACTACGCGGCCACCAAAGGCGCGCTCATCAGCATGACCAAGGGGCTGTCGACCGAACTCGCGCCGCAACACATTCGCGTCAACTGCGTTGCGCCAGGTTGGGTGCATACCGAGATGTCCGAAAGTACTCTCACCGATCCAATCGCGTCTAAGAAGGTGTTCAGCGCCATTCCGCTGGGCCGTGCCGCCACGCCGGAAGAGATCGCAGGCCCCATCCTGTTCCTGTGCACACCGCTCGCAGGATTTGTGGCAGGTGAGATATTCAACGTAAACGGCGGCGCCGTGCTGGCGGGATAA
- a CDS encoding BRO family protein: protein MQPALFEDQPIRRIYDEKSETWWFSVVDIIKVLTQQPDTRRASNYWKVLKNRLNAEGSEVVTNCNQLKLTAEDGKQRLTDVATAEMLLRLVQSVPSPRAEPIKQWLARVGFERMQELADPSTALDRARDVWKKQGRSEKWINQRMTGQETRNKLTDYWASHEVKERQQMAILTNLIHEEWSGSSVKDHKQLKGLKSQNLRDHMTEAELIFTALAELSTRQIAEVSNATGIHQNSKAAQEGGRIAKRARISLEDKTGKRVVTGENFLPPSRSKKQLRSSGSNEK, encoded by the coding sequence ATGCAACCGGCCTTGTTCGAAGACCAGCCTATCCGTCGTATCTATGACGAGAAGAGCGAAACGTGGTGGTTCTCCGTAGTGGACATCATCAAAGTTCTGACCCAACAGCCTGATACGCGAAGAGCCAGCAACTACTGGAAAGTATTGAAAAACAGATTGAACGCTGAAGGAAGCGAAGTGGTTACAAATTGTAACCAGTTGAAGCTGACTGCCGAGGATGGGAAGCAGCGGCTTACCGATGTGGCGACCGCGGAGATGCTGCTCCGGCTGGTGCAATCGGTTCCCAGTCCGCGCGCCGAACCCATCAAGCAGTGGCTGGCCAGGGTTGGTTTTGAACGGATGCAGGAGCTTGCAGACCCGTCAACTGCGTTGGATCGTGCGCGTGATGTCTGGAAGAAGCAGGGCCGCAGCGAGAAGTGGATCAACCAGCGCATGACCGGCCAGGAGACGCGTAACAAACTGACCGACTACTGGGCAAGTCATGAGGTGAAGGAAAGGCAACAGATGGCCATTCTCACCAACCTGATTCATGAAGAATGGTCTGGCTCCAGCGTGAAGGACCACAAGCAGCTCAAAGGACTGAAGAGCCAGAACCTTCGCGATCACATGACGGAGGCGGAATTGATCTTTACGGCCCTTGCCGAACTATCCACTCGGCAAATCGCGGAAGTTTCAAACGCGACAGGGATACATCAGAACAGCAAAGCAGCGCAGGAGGGTGGTCGTATTGCGAAACGGGCCCGCATTTCCCTTGAGGACAAGACAGGGAAACGGGTTGTCACCGGAGAAAACTTCCTGCCACCGTCCCGTTCGAAAAAGCAACTTCGCTCTTCAGGAAGCAATGAAAAGTGA